The sequence ATAGCCATGCCAATACCTTTGTATTGTCTTCTTAAAGTGCATTCCTTTACATTTTTCAATGCTGTATAGCCATGCCAATACCTTTGTATTGTCTTCTTAAATAGCACTTTATGTTGAATGCCATTCACGTTTACGTTTTAGATTTTATTGTGCTGGATATTGTTGGCACATTTAGTTACATTTATTTCTGTTCGCAGATCTTTCGCTTTTGCCGGTCAAAATGTCATAAAAATTTCAAGATGAAGAGGAATCCTCGTAAGGTTAAATGGACAAAAGCGTACAGGTGCTTGCATGGGAAGGACATGACACAGGTATTTGCTTGCTATTGTTTgatattctttcagtggtaagTGGCAACACATTTTCCACTATGTGAACCATGAGCTGAATTGTTTGATGATATCAATCAGGACTCCACCTTTGAGTTTGAGAGGAAAAGGAACAGGCCAGAGCGCTATGACCGGAATGTCACTGAGCAAACACTTAAGGCTATCCCTCTTATTACAAAGATTAGACATGAACGGCAGAAGAAACATATTACAGAGAGGTTGGCATCTGAATTTTTATTCAGTATCTGTTTATTCACGAAATTATCTTTGCCTGATATGAACTGAATTTTTAACAGGCAAAAACAGGGTAAGACAAAGCAACGGGAGAGGGATGCTAAGGAGTTGGAACAGGATATTCAAATGCTTCCAAAGAAGGTTACCCTATCAACACAAAAAACAAAAGTCGTGGTTAAAGTTTCCCAGCAGCAGACAGAAGAGAATCTTATGGAAGAGTAATAAAATGGAATCAAGTTTTGCATGTTGTTATGTAGGACTGTGTTTCATCAAATCGTTACTATGAACGGTGTATTTGACTGGGTACCAGCAAAGTTTTGCACCGACCGTCTGGTTTGTGACTTCCAGCTATCTTATAGTATCAATAGTATTGATGGCTTTGTGAACTGTTAAAAGGATGTCTCTATTTTTAAGATTAAATTGCATATTGCACAACCTTAATCGTAATTTATTCTACGAATGCTAGATTTTTGCCATCTATTTAGCATAATATTCCTATTCTTCCAAGACAAAATCATGTGATTTGTTTAGGTTTTGGTTTCTGGAAATCCAAATGCAGAGGCTGAAATGCTTCTGTCGGTGCCATGTACTCATGTATAGTCAGGTAGTACTTAGCCAAAGTAATTATGGACAAGCAGCCACTTATGCAAGTTTTGTACTTATTAGCCCTAGCCCTAGACAGGGTTTGTACAATGCTAATTAATAATGTCTACCCGTATTCTCTATTGTCGAAAATACTTGGTTTGATTCATCGATGTGGCTTTGACCATAATgttatatttgaataaatttataaaatcttATAATTTCATATGATTATAAAATTACTTATCAAGGCAAATCTACAAAGACCATATTTTGAAAGGCAAATCTTAAAAGTCATTGATAGTCAAATGTTTCAAAA is a genomic window of Oryza glaberrima chromosome 7, OglaRS2, whole genome shotgun sequence containing:
- the LOC127778255 gene encoding probable ribosome biogenesis protein RLP24, which produces MRLEKCWFCSSTVYPGHGIQFVRNDAKIFRFCRSKCHKNFKMKRNPRKVKWTKAYRCLHGKDMTQDSTFEFERKRNRPERYDRNVTEQTLKAIPLITKIRHERQKKHITERQKQGKTKQRERDAKELEQDIQMLPKKVTLSTQKTKVVVKVSQQQTEENLMEE